From a region of the Sesamum indicum cultivar Zhongzhi No. 13 linkage group LG3, S_indicum_v1.0, whole genome shotgun sequence genome:
- the LOC105159190 gene encoding ent-kaurene oxidase, chloroplastic, which yields MKMAAILSLEQLSLGAAVAVVAVGVLTLWFISRYVNRLKKTSSGLPPPPVIPGLPLIGNLLQLKEKKPYKTFTKWAEIYGPIYSIRTGSKTLVVLNSNDVAKEAMVTRFSSISTRKLSNAIKILTCDKSIVALTDYGEFHRTVKRHILNSTLGPNAQKRHRVHRNTMINNISKQLQAYQKENPFGAVNLRNILQPELFRLALKQVLGNDVESVYVEELGITLSKEEMFEILVIDPMKGAIDVDWRDFFPYLKWIPNKSFENNIQRMYFRRQAVMTALINEQKERISRGEEVGCYLDYLLSEAKTLSEQQVLMLLWEAIIESSDTTLVTTEWAMYELAKDHKRQDRLYHEILRVCGDDKITEEKLNEVPYLSAVFHETLRKHSPAPIVPPRYVQEDTQLGGYHIPAGTEIAINIFGCNMDKNVWDSPESWKPERFLDEKCDAMDLHKTMAFGGGKRLCAGALQAMLISCTTIGRLVQEFEWSLKDGEEENIDTLGLTTHKLHPMQAILKPRNLV from the exons ATGAAAATGGCTGCGATTCTGAGCCTTGAACAACTCTCTTTGGGAGCTGCAGTTGCAGTAGTTGCTGTTGGAGTGTTAACTCTGTGGTTCATCAGCAGATACGTGAATCGTCTTAAGAAGACATCCTCCGGCCTCCCTCCCCCTCCTG TGATACCAGGGCTACCGTTGATTGGAAATCTGTTGCAATTGAAGGAGAAGAAACCTTACAAGACTTTCACCAAATGGGCTGAGATATACGGTCCTATCTATTCTATTAGGACTGGCTCCAAAACACTTGTTGTTCTCAACTCTAACGATGTCGCCAAGGAG GCTATGGTGACAAGATTCTCGTCGATCTCAACAAGAAAGCTATCAAATGCAATAAAGATCCTTACTTGTGATAAAAGCATAGTTGCCCTGACTGATTATGGTGAATTTCATAGGACAGTTAAAAGGCATATTCTCAATAGTACTTTGGGACCGAATGCTCAG AAACGGCATCGTGTTCACAGGAATACCATGATCAACAACATTTCAAAACAACTGCAAGCTTATCAGAAAGAGAATCCATTTGGAGCTGTAAATCTCAGGAACATACTCCAGCCTGAGCTTTTCAGATTGGCACTGAAACAG GTTCTTGGAAATGATGTGGAGTCTGTATATGTCGAGGAACTTGGGATTACTTTGTCAAAGGAAGAGATGTTTGAAATTCTGGTGATCGACCCCATGAAAGGTGCCATCGACGTGGACTGGAGGGACTTCTTTCCATATTTGAAATGGATTCCTAACAAAAGCTTTGAGAACAATATTCAGCGAATGTATTTTCGTAGGCAAGCTGTGATGACTGCACTCATTAACGAACAAAAAGAACGGATTTCTCGTGGGGAG GAAGTGGGTTGTTACCTGGACTACTTGTTATCAGAAGCCAAAACATTGTCTGAGCAACAAGTGCTAATGCTGCTATGGGAAGCCATAATCGAATCATCAGACACAACTTTGGTGACAACAGAATGGGCCATGTATGAACTTGCTAAAGATCACAAACGACAG GATCGTCTCTATCATGAAATTCTTCGTGTTTGTGGAGATGACAAAATTACAGAGGAGAAGTTGAATGAAGTTCCCTACTTATCAGCCGTTTTCCATGAAACTCTGAGAAAGCATAGTCCTGCTCCTATAGTTCCTCCACGATACGTTCAAGAAGATACGCAATTAGGAGGGTATCATATTCCAGCAGGAACCGAG AttgctataaatattttcgGATGTAACATGGACAAGAATGTGTGGGACAGTCCTGAGAGCTGGAAGCCCGAGAGGtttcttgatgaaaaatgTGATGCAATGGACCTACACAAGACCATGGCTTTTGGAGGTGGGAAGAGGCTGTGTGCAGGTGCTCTCCAAGCAATGCTGATATCTTGCACGACGATTGGGAGACTGGTGCAAGAGTTTGAGTGGAGTCTGAAggatggagaagaagaaaacatcGATACGCTCGGCCTCACTACTCATAAACTCCATCCTATGCAAGCAATTCTGAAGCCAAGAAATTTAGTATAG
- the LOC105159192 gene encoding B3 domain-containing protein REM5-like: MDQFPSCSFSYKLPHTRDVCVLYISWGDTRKQMNSSMKFFKVLLPGFKSKLWLPPAFCANASGEFSAEAAVTTQLGTWKIEVGKCGEKFYFHGGSWNRFIQGHELSVGDFIVFEHSGNMRFSATLFGLSACEKTFPPNSTVPQNDEKQVESWTNSSHCRRMPPFRKTIAAYSLSDHRLSGQPHLYIPVGIWRPNDMHKKESAILRIRGSDQREWPVKLRFYKDPSQGRKDRLVMTKGWREFCSSNNIKKGDDCTFEIMDTAFGESNDVVIMNVTIHAK; the protein is encoded by the exons ATGGATCAGTTTCCATCGTGTTCATTCTCTTATAAATTGCCCCACACCCGAGATGTGTGTGTTCTATATATCTCTTGGGGAGACACACGCAAACAGATGAATTCTTCAATGAAGTTCTTCAAGGTTTTGTTGCCTGGTTTCAAGTCTAAATTG TGGCTGCCGCCAGCTTTCTGTGCAAATGCAAGTGGAGAATTTTCAGCAGAAGCAGCGGTGACGACCCAGCTAGGAACCTGGAAAATTGAAGTCGGAAAATGTGgggaaaaattttatttccacGGCGGCTCCTGGAACAGGTTTATCCAGGGCCATGAGCTGAGCGTCGGGGACTTCATTGTGTTTGAGCATTCCGGCAACATGCGCTTCAGTGCTACGTTGTTCGGCCTGTCTGCTTGCGAGAAAACATTTCCACCGAACTCCACAGTGCCTCAAAATG ATGAAAAACAGGTCGAAAGTTGGACTAACTCATCTCACTGCCGTCGGATGCCTCCTTTCAGGAAGACCATAGCGGCTTATAGCTTGAGTGATCATCGTCTTTCTGGACAACCTCACTTG TACATTCCCGTGGGGATTTGGAGGCCAAACGATATGCACAAGAAAGAAAGTGcaattctcagaattcgaggtTCTGACCAGAGGGAATGGCCAGTGAAGTTGAGATTCTATAAGGACCCTAGCCAAGGGCGAAAGGACCGGCTTGTAATGACCAAGGGTTGGCGAGAATTTTGTTCATCAAACAACATCAAGAAAGGAGACGATTGCACCTTCGAAATCATGGATACGGCTTTTGGAGAATCCAATGATGTTGTCATAATGAATGTAACAATCCATGCTAAGTAA
- the LOC105159193 gene encoding ent-kaurene oxidase, chloroplastic-like encodes MYFIINCRVLKFLRPFWEFLFFHVMKMSAILSLEQHSLGAAVAVVAVGVLTLWFISRYLNRLKKTSSGLPPPPVIPGLPLIGNLLQLKEKKPYKTFTKWAEVYGPIYSIRTGSKTLVVLNSNDVAKEAMVTRFSSISTRKLSNAIKILTCDKSIVALTDYGEFHRTVKRHILTSTLGPNAQKRHRVHRNTMIDNISKQLQAYQKEDPFGAVNLRNILQPELFRLALKQVLGNDVESVYVEELGITLSKEEMFEILVIDPMKGVIDVDWRDFFPYLKWIPNKSFENNIQRMCFRRQAVMTALINEQKERISRGKEVGCYLDYLLSEAKTLSEQQVLMLLWEAIIESSDTTLVTTEWAMYELAKDHKRQDRLYHEILRVCGDDKITEEKLNEVPYLSAVFHETLRKHSPAPIVPPRYVQEDTQLGGYHIPAGTEIAINIFGCNMDKNVWYSPESWKPERFLDEKCDAMDLHKTMAFGGGKRLCPGALQAMLISCTTIGRLVQEFEWSLKDGEEENIDTLRLTTHKLHSMQAILKPRN; translated from the exons atgtaCTTTATCATAAACTGTCGagtcttgaaatttttaaggCCCTTCTGggaattcttgttttttcatgTGATGAAAATGTCTGCGATTCTGAGTCTTGAACAACACTCTTTGGGAGCTGCAGTTGCAGTAGTTGCTGTTGGAGTGTTGACTCTGTGGTTCATCAGCAGATACTTGAATCGTCTTAAGAAGACATCCTCCGGCCTCCCTCCCCCTCCTG TGATACCAGGGCTACCGTTGATTGGAAATCTGTTGCAATTGAAGGAGAAGAAACCTTACAAGACTTTCACCAAATGGGCTGAGGTATACGGTCCTATCTATTCGATTAGGACTGGCTCCAAAACACTTGTTGTTCTCAACTCTAACGATGTCGCCAAGGAG GCTATGGTGACAAGATTCTCGTCGATCTCAACAAGAAAGCTATCAAATGCAATAAAGATCCTTACTTGTGATAAAAGCATAGTTGCCCTGACTGATTATGGTGAATTTCATAGGACAGTTAAAAGGCATATTCTCACCAGTACTTTGGGACCGAATGCTCAG AAACGGCATCGTGTTCACAGGAATACCATGATCGACAACATTTCAAAACAACTGCAAGCTTATCAGAAAGAGGATCCATTTGGAGCTGTAAATCTCAGGAACATACTCCAGCCTGAGCTTTTCAGATTGGCACTGAAACAG GTTCTTGGAAATGATGTGGAGTCTGTATATGTCGAGGAACTTGGGATTACTTTGTCAAAGGAAGAGATGTTTGAAATTCTGGTGATCGACCCCATGAAAGGTGTCATCGACGTGGACTGGAGGGACTTCTTTCCATATTTGAAATGGATTCCTAACAAAAGCTTTGAGAACAATATTCAGCGAATGTGTTTTCGTAGGCAAGCTGTGATGACTGCACTCATTAACGAACAAAAAGAACGGATTTCTCGTGGGAAG GAAGTGGGTTGTTACCTGGACTACTTGTTATCAGAAGCAAAAACATTGTCTGAGCAACAAGTGCTAATGCTGCTATGGGAAGCCATAATCGAATCATCAGACACAACTTTGGTGACAACAGAATGGGCCATGTATGAACTTGCTAAAGATCACAAACGACAG GATCGTCTCTATCATGAAATTCTTCGTGTTTGTGGAGATGACAAAATTACAGAGGAGAAGTTGAACGAAGTTCCCTACTTATCCGCCGTTTTCCATGAAACTCTGAGAAAGCATAGTCCTGCTCCTATAGTTCCTCCACGATACGTTCAAGAAGATACGCAATTAGGAGGGTATCATATTCCAGCAGGAACCGAG AttgctataaatattttcgGATGCAACATGGACAAGAATGTGTGGTACAGTCCTGAGAGCTGGAAGCCCGAGAGGtttcttgatgaaaaatgTGATGCAATGGACCTACACAAGACCATGGCCTTTGGAGGTGGGAAGAGGCTGTGTCCAGGTGCTCTCCAAGCAATGCTGATATCTTGCACGACGATTGGGAGACTGGTGCAAGAGTTTGAGTGGAGTCTGAAggatggagaagaagaaaacatcGATACGCTCCGCCTCACTACTCATAAACTCCATTCCATGCAAGCAATTCTGAAGCCAAGAAATTGA